In Alkalihalobacillus sp. FSL W8-0930, a single window of DNA contains:
- a CDS encoding type II CAAX endopeptidase family protein yields the protein MNIRYWFILVTFIAMLFGAVPFVFLFQALGITEANVLIGYSTVASYVIGTLIIFLLLLPDMRQGNLDRDRSGVGMTIVWSITGVVLVFVAQYAAALIEIFVFGIEAGSDNTESLVQLSRAVPLMMVVIAILGPIIEEIVFRKVLFGSLHKKMNFFFASTISSLIFAAAHWDFEHLLVYLAMGYAFAFLYVISKRIIVPIIAHISLNSFVVLIQVVFYDEIQRILEQAEQLSNLDASVILRLIGG from the coding sequence TTGAACATTAGGTATTGGTTTATTCTTGTAACCTTCATAGCCATGCTCTTTGGCGCTGTTCCTTTCGTGTTTCTTTTTCAAGCACTTGGGATAACAGAAGCTAATGTGTTAATTGGATATTCAACTGTTGCAAGCTACGTAATAGGTACGTTAATTATTTTCTTATTGTTGTTGCCTGATATGCGTCAAGGAAATCTTGATCGTGATCGTTCAGGTGTAGGGATGACCATCGTATGGTCAATCACCGGTGTAGTTCTTGTCTTTGTCGCTCAGTACGCCGCCGCTTTAATTGAGATCTTTGTTTTTGGCATTGAAGCAGGATCGGACAATACTGAATCACTTGTGCAACTAAGCAGAGCCGTGCCACTAATGATGGTTGTCATTGCGATACTCGGTCCAATTATTGAGGAAATTGTGTTCCGAAAAGTTCTATTTGGTTCGTTACATAAGAAGATGAACTTTTTCTTTGCAAGTACCATTAGCTCATTAATCTTCGCAGCAGCACACTGGGATTTTGAGCATTTGCTCGTTTACCTTGCTATGGGCTATGCCTTTGCTTTCTTGTATGTCATCAGTAAACGAATTATTGTTCCAATCATTGCGCACATTTCATTAAATTCATTTGTTGTCCTTATACAAGTGGTATTCTACGATGAAATTCAACGTATTCTCGAGCAAGCTGAACAACTATCTAATCTTGACGCATCCGTGATCTTGCGTTTGATTGGAGGGTAA
- the groES gene encoding co-chaperone GroES, producing the protein MLKPLGDRIVLEQIETEETTASGIVLPDSAKEKPQEGKIVAVGAGRVTDNGERVALELKEGDSVIFSKYAGTEVKYEGKDYLILRESDILAVIG; encoded by the coding sequence TTGTTAAAACCATTAGGTGATCGTATTGTTTTAGAGCAAATCGAAACAGAGGAAACAACAGCAAGCGGAATCGTATTACCGGATTCAGCAAAAGAAAAACCACAAGAAGGTAAGATTGTTGCTGTAGGAGCAGGTCGTGTAACAGATAATGGCGAGCGTGTAGCGCTTGAGCTTAAAGAAGGCGATTCTGTAATCTTCTCAAAATATGCAGGCACAGAAGTGAAATATGAAGGAAAAGACTATTTAATTTTACGCGAGAGCGACATTCTTGCTGTAATTGGCTAA
- the groL gene encoding chaperonin GroEL (60 kDa chaperone family; promotes refolding of misfolded polypeptides especially under stressful conditions; forms two stacked rings of heptamers to form a barrel-shaped 14mer; ends can be capped by GroES; misfolded proteins enter the barrel where they are refolded when GroES binds), producing MAKDIKFSEDARRSMLRGVDALANAVKVTLGPKGRNVVLEKKFGSPLITNDGVTIAKEIELEDAFENMGSKLVAEVASKTNDIAGDGTTTATVLAQAMIREGLKNVTSGANPMVIRKGIEKATAAAVQELQKIAKPIEGKESIAQVAAISSGDNEVGQIIAEAMERVGNDGVITIEESKGFSTELEVVEGMQFDRGYSSPYMVTDSDKMEAVLENPYILITDKKIGNIQEVLPVLEQVVQQSRPILIIAEDVEGEALATLVVNKLRGTFNAVAVKAPGFGDRRKAMLEDISILTGGEVITEDLGLDLKSANISQLGRASKVVVTKENTTIVEGAGQADQIASRVNQIKAQLEETTSDFDKEKLQERLAKLAGGVAVLKVGAATETEMKERKLRIEDALNSTRAAVEEGIVAGGGTALVNVLKAVQAVDAEGDEATGVNIVIRALEEPVRQIAHNAGLEGSVIVERLKGEEVGIGFNAATGEYVNMVDSGILDPVKVTRSALQNASSVSAMLLTTEAVIADKPEENAGGGMPDMGGMGGMGGMPGMM from the coding sequence ATGGCTAAAGATATCAAGTTTAGTGAAGATGCTCGTCGTTCCATGCTTCGCGGAGTAGACGCACTTGCAAACGCTGTTAAAGTAACGCTTGGACCAAAGGGACGTAACGTGGTTCTTGAGAAGAAATTCGGTTCTCCACTTATCACTAATGATGGTGTAACGATTGCAAAAGAAATCGAGCTTGAAGATGCATTCGAAAACATGGGTTCGAAGCTTGTTGCTGAAGTTGCTAGCAAAACCAACGATATCGCTGGTGATGGTACAACAACTGCAACGGTTCTTGCTCAAGCGATGATCCGTGAAGGACTTAAAAACGTAACATCTGGTGCAAACCCAATGGTAATCCGTAAAGGAATTGAAAAAGCAACAGCTGCAGCGGTTCAAGAGCTTCAGAAGATTGCTAAACCAATTGAAGGAAAAGAATCCATTGCACAAGTGGCAGCGATCTCTTCTGGCGATAACGAAGTAGGCCAAATCATTGCAGAAGCAATGGAGCGTGTTGGTAACGATGGCGTTATTACAATCGAAGAATCAAAAGGATTCTCTACAGAGCTTGAAGTTGTAGAAGGTATGCAATTTGACCGTGGCTACTCTTCACCTTACATGGTAACTGACTCTGATAAAATGGAAGCTGTTCTTGAAAATCCGTACATCCTTATTACAGATAAGAAAATCGGTAACATTCAAGAAGTACTACCTGTTCTTGAGCAAGTGGTACAACAAAGCCGTCCAATCTTAATTATTGCTGAGGATGTTGAAGGTGAAGCACTAGCAACTCTAGTTGTGAACAAGCTTCGTGGAACATTTAATGCAGTAGCTGTTAAAGCTCCAGGTTTCGGAGATCGTCGTAAAGCAATGCTTGAAGACATCTCAATCCTAACGGGTGGAGAAGTGATCACTGAAGATCTAGGTCTTGACCTTAAATCAGCAAACATTTCTCAACTTGGTCGCGCAAGCAAGGTTGTTGTGACAAAAGAAAACACAACAATCGTTGAAGGTGCTGGTCAAGCAGACCAAATCGCTAGCCGCGTAAACCAAATCAAAGCTCAGCTAGAAGAAACAACATCTGACTTTGACAAAGAAAAACTTCAAGAGCGTCTTGCTAAGCTTGCAGGCGGAGTAGCTGTTCTTAAAGTGGGTGCGGCAACTGAAACAGAAATGAAAGAGCGTAAGCTTCGTATTGAAGATGCTCTAAACTCTACTCGTGCAGCAGTTGAAGAAGGAATCGTAGCAGGTGGTGGTACTGCACTTGTTAACGTACTTAAAGCTGTTCAAGCAGTAGATGCAGAGGGAGACGAAGCAACGGGTGTGAATATCGTGATCCGTGCTCTAGAAGAGCCAGTTCGTCAAATCGCTCACAACGCTGGTCTTGAAGGATCTGTTATCGTTGAGCGCCTTAAAGGCGAAGAAGTTGGAATTGGCTTCAACGCAGCAACTGGTGAATATGTAAACATGGTTGACTCTGGTATCCTTGATCCAGTTAAAGTAACTCGTTCTGCACTTCAAAACGCATCAAGCGTATCTGCAATGCTTCTTACAACAGAAGCTGTAATCGCTGATAAGCCAGAAGAAAACGCTGGCGGCGGAATGCCTGACATGGGCGGTATGGGTGGAATGGGCGGAATGCCTGGAATGATGTAA
- a CDS encoding ABC transporter ATP-binding protein — protein sequence MTEPTIKANNLSLTIGSKLILKDLSFELSGHKIIGLLGRNSAGKTSLLSLLASYRQQTAGTLQLNNQDIFDHSLAMEQISFIKEESFEYEYDKVKKWLNDRKDFRPNFDEDYANHLMKRFKIPMNQKVYNLSRGMKSALTVTLGLASRCPITIFDEAYLGMDAPAREIFYEEVLRDYMEHPRMIILSTHLISEMDALFEEVVIIKEGALLLHKHTEEFLTEGLSVTGTAERVDAWTAGLTTLKEQSLGHTKSTMVYGSITPEKRKAASEAGLELGPVTLQDLFIHLTEEGVESE from the coding sequence ATGACTGAACCTACTATAAAAGCAAATAATCTTTCTCTTACCATTGGTTCAAAATTGATTCTCAAGGATCTATCATTTGAACTTAGTGGCCACAAAATTATTGGTCTGCTTGGACGCAATTCTGCAGGCAAAACGTCCTTACTTTCATTGCTCGCTTCTTACCGGCAGCAGACGGCTGGCACTCTTCAATTAAACAACCAAGACATCTTTGATCACTCTCTCGCGATGGAACAGATATCGTTTATCAAAGAAGAATCCTTTGAATATGAGTACGACAAAGTTAAAAAGTGGCTAAACGATCGCAAAGATTTTCGACCAAACTTTGATGAAGACTATGCAAACCATTTAATGAAACGATTTAAGATTCCGATGAACCAAAAGGTATATAACCTGTCTCGTGGTATGAAATCCGCCCTAACTGTGACATTAGGTCTTGCCAGTCGTTGTCCGATTACGATATTTGATGAGGCCTATCTTGGGATGGATGCACCTGCCAGGGAGATCTTTTATGAGGAAGTGTTAAGGGATTACATGGAGCATCCACGAATGATTATTCTTTCTACACATTTAATCTCTGAAATGGATGCGTTGTTTGAGGAAGTAGTAATTATAAAAGAAGGAGCCTTACTCCTACACAAACATACAGAAGAGTTTTTAACAGAAGGTCTCTCTGTAACTGGAACAGCAGAACGTGTGGATGCATGGACAGCTGGCCTAACCACTCTAAAGGAACAATCGCTTGGCCATACAAAATCTACTATGGTATATGGTTCAATCACACCAGAAAAACGAAAAGCGGCTTCTGAAGCTGGGTTAGAGCTTGGCCCTGTCACATTGCAAGATCTATTTATTCATTTAACAGAAGAAGGAGTTGAATCAGAATGA